The Macaca fascicularis isolate 582-1 chromosome 1, T2T-MFA8v1.1 genome includes a window with the following:
- the SYPL2 gene encoding synaptophysin-like protein 2 isoform X2, whose amino-acid sequence MSSTESAGRTADKSPRQQLFAIFAFGSCGSYSGETGAMVRCNNEAKDVSSIIVAFGYPFRLHRIQYEMPLCDEESSSKTMHLMGDFSAPAEFFVTLGIFSFFYTMAALVIYLRFHNLYTENKRFPLVDFCVTVSFTFFWLVAAAAWGKGLTDVKGATRPSSLTAAMSVCHGEEAVCSAGATPSMGLANISVLFGFINFFLWAGNCWFVFKETPWHGQGQGQGQDQDQGQGPSQESAAEQGAVEKQ is encoded by the exons cTCTTTGCTATTTTTGCCTTCGGGTCCTGTGGCTCCTACAGTGGGGAGACAGGAGCAATGGTTCGCTGCAACAACGAAGCCAAGGACGTGAGCTCCATCATCGTTGCATTCGGCTATCCCTTCAG GTTGCACCGGATCCAATACGAGATGCCCCTCTGTGATGAAGAGTCCAGCTCCAAGACCATGCACCTCATGGGGGACTTCTCTGCACCCGCAGAGTTCTTCGTGACCCTTGGCATCTTTTCCTTCTTCTATACTATGGCTGCCCTAGTTATCTACCTGCGCTTCCACAACCTCTACACAGAGAACAAACGCTTCCCGCTGGTG GACTTCTGTGTGACTGTCTCCTTCACCTTCTTCTGGCTGGTAGCTGCAGCTGCCTGGGGCAAGGGCCTGACTGATGTCAAGGGGGCCACACGACCATCCAGCCTGACAGCAGCCATGTCCGTGTGCCATGGAGAGGAAGCAGTGTGCAGTGCCGGGGCCACGCCCTCCATGGGCCTGGCCAACATCTCCGTG CTCTTCGGCTTTATCAACTTCTTCCTGTGGGCCGGGAACTGTTGGTTTGTGTTCAAGGAGACCCCGTGGCatggacagggccagggccagggccaggaccaggaccAGGGCCAGGGTCCCAGCCAGGAGAGTGCAGCTGAGCAGGGAGCAGTGGAGAAACAGTAA
- the SYPL2 gene encoding synaptophysin-like protein 2 isoform X3 yields MVRCNNEAKDVSSIIVAFGYPFRLHRIQYEMPLCDEESSSKTMHLMGDFSAPAEFFVTLGIFSFFYTMAALVIYLRFHNLYTENKRFPLVDFCVTVSFTFFWLVAAAAWGKGLTDVKGATRPSSLTAAMSVCHGEEAVCSAGATPSMGLANISVLFGFINFFLWAGNCWFVFKETPWHGQGQGQGQDQDQGQGPSQESAAEQGAVEKQ; encoded by the exons ATGGTTCGCTGCAACAACGAAGCCAAGGACGTGAGCTCCATCATCGTTGCATTCGGCTATCCCTTCAG GTTGCACCGGATCCAATACGAGATGCCCCTCTGTGATGAAGAGTCCAGCTCCAAGACCATGCACCTCATGGGGGACTTCTCTGCACCCGCAGAGTTCTTCGTGACCCTTGGCATCTTTTCCTTCTTCTATACTATGGCTGCCCTAGTTATCTACCTGCGCTTCCACAACCTCTACACAGAGAACAAACGCTTCCCGCTGGTG GACTTCTGTGTGACTGTCTCCTTCACCTTCTTCTGGCTGGTAGCTGCAGCTGCCTGGGGCAAGGGCCTGACTGATGTCAAGGGGGCCACACGACCATCCAGCCTGACAGCAGCCATGTCCGTGTGCCATGGAGAGGAAGCAGTGTGCAGTGCCGGGGCCACGCCCTCCATGGGCCTGGCCAACATCTCCGTG CTCTTCGGCTTTATCAACTTCTTCCTGTGGGCCGGGAACTGTTGGTTTGTGTTCAAGGAGACCCCGTGGCatggacagggccagggccagggccaggaccaggaccAGGGCCAGGGTCCCAGCCAGGAGAGTGCAGCTGAGCAGGGAGCAGTGGAGAAACAGTAA